The following are encoded in a window of Anopheles gambiae chromosome X, idAnoGambNW_F1_1, whole genome shotgun sequence genomic DNA:
- the LOC1272102 gene encoding AP-3 complex subunit delta, whose protein sequence is MALKMVKGNLERMFDKNLTDLVRGIRNNKDNEAKYIAQCIEEIKQELRQDNVSVKSNAVAKLTYLQMCGYDISWAGFNIIEVMSSNRFTCKRIGYLAASQCFHPDSELLMLTTNMIRKDLSSTNQYDAGVALSGLSCFISTDLSRDLANDIMTLMSSTKPYLRMKAVLMMYKVFLRYPEALRPAFPKLKEKLEDPDPSVQSAAVNVICELARKNPKNYLSLAPIFFKLMTTSTNNWMLIKIIKLFGALTPLEPRLGKKLIEPLTNLIHSTSAMSLLYECINTVIAVLISISSGMPNHSASIQLCVQKLRILIEDSDQNLKYLGLLAMSKILKTHPKSVQTHKDLILACLDDKDESIRLRALDLLYGMVSKKNLMEIVRRLLGHMERAEGSSYRDELLYKVIEICSQGSYQYVTNFEWYLTVLVELILLESGSRHGRLIAGQLLDVAIRVQAVRTFAVNEMATLLETYPVTAAPNGTMQEVLYAAAWIVGEFAPHLDGPERTLAVLLQPKPVAGHIQAVYVQNALKLFAHLVGEAVRQRDGAAIERHCQTLAEGLRSYLSSADIEVQERASSVYFLVVLLRESLGGGADQQHAAAPVADGGLLELTPDVPGEPGDGGGEETRAAPDEPVATGSGGHYPGAAWDEIEQIATDLQGLFASELNPVAPKAQRKVQLPEELDLDEWINQPPPSADASSADGGSSDEDKFPLFLTDGGRGGGGGERETNGGGDGSRSYKRIEYTQEELDKMRQARLLEQTNNPNYLKPAKTKKASGGDYHHQQQQQQQHDCYDDIPIAEIALEVPLQIHSTKRSDKYLMDAERATRVFVGKSGGRKEKGEKSGKKSKRRGKKSKRYSDESDSESDDPKPLHVVNTVIELPEGAILSDTEDKNNADPNDPHRALDIDLDAPFEDDYPQEMKRKAANQRSVMLLRDGDGQTAKTNRNPADDHRPGGTTTTDSKHRSRRRGTAAATERSGSKHADRKHTDRSDEQQQQQQVDGGGAGREKQKKKKKSAGKERPDEADAIMLMIDEETPAKGRTAKEKEKRSKPPKDGGAANEVVEDGDVKEKKKKHSKKSSKHHHHHHHSSSSKKSGYEEMPAQSLGGVSKDAI, encoded by the exons aTGGCGCTGAAGATGGTAAAGGGCAACCTGGAGCGGATGTTTGACAAAAATCTGACCGATCTGGTGCGCGGCATTCGGAACAACAAAGATAACGAG GCCAAGTACATCGCCCAGTGCATCGAGGAGATCAAGCAGGAGCTGCGGCAGGACAATGTGAGCGTGAAGAGCAACGCGGTGGCGAAGCTGACCTACCTGCAGATGTGCGGCTACGACATCTCCTGGGCCGGCTTCAACATCATCGAGGTGATGAGCTCGAACCGGTTCACCTGCAAGCGGATCGGCTACCTGGCGGCGAGCCAGTGCTTCCATCCGGACAGCGAGCTGCTGATGCTGACCACGAACATGATCCGGAAGGATCTCAGCTCGACCAACCAGTACGATGCGGGCGTGGCCCTGTCCGGGCTGAGCTGCTTCATCTCGACCGATCTGTCGCGCGATCTGGCCAACGACATCATGACGCTG ATGAGCTCCACCAAGCCGTACCTGCGCATGAAGGCGGTGCTCATGATGTACAAAGTGTTCCTCCGGTATCCGGAGGCGCTGCGGCCCGCCTTCCCGAAGCTGAAGGAAAAGCTCGAAGATCCGGACCCGAGCGTACAGTCCGCCGCGGTCAACGTGATCTGCGAGCTGGCGCGCAAGAACCCGAAAAACTACCTGTCGCTAGCACCGATCTTCTTCAAGCTGATGACCACGTCGACCAACAACTGGATGCTGATCAAAATTATCAAGCTG TTCGGTGCTTTAACTCCGCTAGAACCCCGATTAGGCAAAAAGCTAATTGAACCGTTGACCAATTTAATCCATAG CACCTCGGCTATGAGCCTGCTGTACGAATGCATCAATACCGTGATCGCGGTTCTGATCAGTATCAGCAGCGGCATGCCCAACCATAGCGCTTCCATCCAGCTGTGCGTCCAGAAGCTGCGCATCCTGATCGAGGACTCGGATCAAAACC TGAAGTATCTCGGGCTGCTGGCAATGTCCAAGATCCTGAAGACGCACCCGAAGAGCGTGCAGACGCACAAGGATCTGATACTGGCGTGCCTGGACGACAAGGACGAGTCGATCCGGTTGCGGGCGCTCGACCTGCTGTACGGCATGGTGTCGAAGAAGAACCTGATGGAGATCGTGCGCCGCCTGCTCGGCCACATGGAGCGGGCGGAGGGTTCGTCCTACCGGGACGAGCTGCTGTACAAGGTGATCGAGATCTGCTCCCAGGGCTCGTACCAGTACGTCACCAACTTCGAATGGTACCTGACCGTGCTGGTCGAGCTGATACTGCTCGAGTCGGGCTCGCGGCACGGTCGGCTGATTGCGGGCCAGCTGCTGGACGTGGCGATACGCGTCCAGGCGGTGCGCACGTTCGCGGTGAACGAGATGGCGACGTTGCTCGAGACGTACCCGGTGACGGCGGCCCCGAACGGCACGATGCAGGAGGTGCTGTACGCGGCCGCCTGGATCGTCGGCGAGTTTGCGCCGCACCTGGACGGGCCGGAGCGGACGCtggcggtgctgctgcagccgaAACCGGTCGCCGGCCACATCCAGGCGGTGTACGTGCAGAACGCACTGAAGCTGTTCGCCCACCTGGTGGGGGAGGCGGTCCGCCAGCGGGACGGGGCCGCCATCGAGCGCCACTGCCAGACGCTGGCCGAGGGCCTGCGCAGCTACCTCAGCTCGGCCGACATCGAGGTGCAGGAGCGGGCCAGCTCGGTCTATTTTCTGGTCGTGCTGCTGCGCGAATCgctcggtggtggtgcggaCCAGCAGCACGCTGCTGCGCCGGTCGCGGACGGTGGACTGCTCGAGCTGACGCCGGACGTGCCCGGCGAGCCAGGCGACGGCGGAGGAGAGGAAACTCGCGCCGCGCCGGACGAACCGGTCGCCACCGGCTCCGGGGGTCACTATCCGGGGGCTGCGTGGGACGAGATCGAGCAGATTGCGACCGACCTGCAGGGGCTGTTCGCGAGCGAGCTGAACCCGGTCGCCCCGAAGGCGCAGCGGAAGGTGCAGCTGCCCGAGGAGCTGGACCTGGACGAGTGGATCAACCAGCCGCCCCCGTCCGCCGACGCCAGCAGTGCGGACGGTGGCTCGAGCGATGAGGACAAGTTCCCGCTCTTCCTGACCGACGGCGGCCGGGGTGGCGGGGGCGGTGAGCGTGAAACCAACGGCGGTGGCGATGGTTCGCGCTCGTACAAGCGCATCGAGTACACGCAGGAAGAGCTCGACAAG ATGAGACAGGCGCGACTGCTTGAGCAAACCAACAATCCAAACTATCTGAAACcggccaaaacaaaaaaggcgtCTGGCGGcgactaccaccaccagcagcagcagcagcagcagcatgattGCTACGACGACATACCGATCGCCGAAATCGCACTCGAGGTGCCACTGCAGATACATT cCACAAAACGGTCGGACAAGTATCTTATGGATGCCGAACGGGCAACGCGCGTGTTCGTCGGCAAGAGCGGAGGGCGCAAggaaaagggagagaaaagcGGCAAAAAGTCGAAACGACGTGGCAAAAAGAGCAAACGCTATTCGGACGAGTCTGACTCGGAAAGCGACG atCCCAAGCCGCTGCACGTGGTGAACACGGTGATTGAGCTACCGGAGGGTGCAATACTGTCCGACACGGAGGACAAAAACAATGCCGACCCGAACGATCCGCACCGGGCGCTCGATATCGATCTCGATGC CCCATTTGAGGACGATTACCCCCAGGAGATGAAGCGAAAGGCGGCCAACCAGCGCAgcgtgatgctgctgcgggaCGGGGACGGGCAGACCGCCAAAACCAACCGGAACCCGGCCGACGACCATCgtcccggcggcaccaccaccaccgacagtAAGCACCGGTCGCGGCGTCGTGGTACCGCCGCTGCCACCGAGCGGTCCGGCTCGAAGCACGCGGATCGAAAGCACACCGATCGGTccgacgagcagcagcagcagcagcaggtggaTGGCGGTGGAGCCGGCCgcgagaagcaaaagaaaaagaaaaagagcgCGGGAAAGGAGCGGCCGGACGAGGCGGACGCGATCATGCTGATGATCGACGAGGAAACGCCGGCCAAGGGACGGACGGcaaaggagaaggagaagcgCAGCAAGCCGCCCAAGGACGGGGGAGCGGCGAACGAGGTGGTAGAGGACGGCGACgtaaaggagaagaagaagaagcacagcAAAAAGTCTTCgaagcaccatcaccaccaccaccacagcagcagcagcaaaaagtcGGGCTACGAGGAGATGCCGGCGCAGTCGTTGGGTGGCGTTAGCAAGGATGCGATCTAA
- the LOC1272101 gene encoding cystathionine beta-synthase-like protein isoform X2 — protein sequence MASTNTHRGCPMNGHLAASKKPQTVSEEDPMANFIRPDQPSRCTWALGTTETSPHHHEALAPKPSTLPSILEAVGGTPLVKLNKIPQSMGLKCNVYVKCEFLNPGGSVKDRIGVRMVLEAERKGLLKPGCTIIEPTSGNTGIGLAMAAAARGYRCLIVMPEKMSNEKVDTLKALGAEVIRTPTEAAFDSPEGLIAVSQRLQRSIPDSVILDQYRNAGNPLAHYDGTGAEIVEQLGGQVDMVVIGTGTGGTMTGIGRRIKESCPTCQVIAADPEGSILAEPEELNRTEVSFYEVEGVGYDFLPTVLDRSVVDRWYKFNDRVALPLARRLIRDEGLLCGGSSGGNLYVGLEAAKTLKEGQNCVVILPDNIRNYLTKFVSDNWMEARYFKDSENCHDQKWWNAKVNTLPMDTLITVRDDAHISDAIETMKQNNRTQLPVLDADGTIKGVVHMPNLLSKMLNRLAKPSDLVRRAIFKQYVKIDHEENIGRASRILEKDSFLLVTRQEAGAERPVGILTQRVLFDFVAEQAATVTNGNGNAE from the exons ATGGCTAGCACCAACACGCACCGTGGCTGTCCGATGAACGGACATCTGGCAGCGAGCAAAAAGCCACAGACCGTGTCGGAGGAGGACCCGATGGCAAACTTTATCCGGCCCGATCAACCGTCCCGGTGTACCTGGGCGCTCGGTACGACGGAGACGAGCCCGCATCATCACGAGGCACT TGCCCCCAAACCGTCAACGCTGCCCTCGATCCTGGAAGCTGTCGGAGGAACGCCACTGGTGAAGCTCAACAAGATCCCCCAGTCCATGGGCTTGAAGTGCAATGTTT ATGTCAAGTGCGAGTTCCTTAATCCGGGCGGCTCTGTCAAGGATCGCATCGGTGTCCGGATGGTGCTGGAGGCGGAGCGCAAGGGACTGCTGAAACCAGGCTGCACCATCATTGAGCCGACGTCCGGCAATACGGGCATTGGGCTGGCCATGGCTGCCGCAGCACGGGGCTACCGCTGCCTGATCGTGATGCCGGAGAAGATGTCCAACGAGAAGGTGGACACGCTCAAGGCGCTCGGGGCGGAGGTGATCCGCACGCCGACGGAGGCCGCCTTCGATTCGCCCGAGGGGCTCATCGCAGTTTCGCAGCGGCTTCAGCGCTCCATCCCAGACTCGGTCATTCTGGACCAGTACCGCAATGCCGGCAATCCGCTGGCCCACTACGACGGCACGGGCGCGGAAATCGTGGAGCAGTTGGGCGGCCAGGTTGATATGGTGGTGATTGGCACGGGTACGGGCGGTACCATGACCGGCATCGGCCGTCGAATCAAGGAGTCCTGCCCGACCTGTCAGGTGATTGCGGCCGATCCGGAGGGTTCGATCCTGGCCGAGCCGGAAGAGCTCAACCGCACGGAGGTAAGCTTCTACGAGGTGGAGGGCGTCGGGTACGACTTCCTGCCGACCGTGCTGGACCGCTCGGTCGTCGACCGGTGGTACAAGTTTAACGATCGCGTCGCTCTGCcgctcgcccgccgtctgatCCGGGACGAGGGTCTGCTGTGcggtggcagcagcggcggcaacCTGTACGTTGGCCTCGAGGCGGCCAAAACACTGAAGGAGGGCCAGAACTGTGTCGTCATCCTGCCGGACAACATTCGCAACTATCTCACCAAGTTCGTGTCGGACAACTGGATGGAGGCGCGTTACTTCAAGGACTCGGAGAACTGCCACGACCAGAA GTGGTGGAATGCTAAGGTGAACACACTGCCCATGGATACGCTCATCACTGTGCGCGATGATGCGCACATCAGCGATGCGATCGAGACGATGAAGCAGAACAATCGTACCCAGCTTCCGGTGCTGGATGCCGATGG AACCATCAAGGGTGTAGTGCACATGCCCAATCTGTTGAGTAAAATGCTCAACCGGCTGGCGAAACCGTCCGATCTGGTGCGTCGTGCCATCTTCAAGCAGTACGTCAAGATCGATCACGAGGAAAACATTGGCCGCGCGTCGCGTATCTTGGAGAAGGATAGCTTCCTGCTAGTAACTCGACAAGAGGCGG GAGCGGAACGACCTGTGGGAATTCTCACCCAGCGTGTACTATTTGACTTCGTTGCGGAGCAGGCGGCAACCGTTACCAACGGAAATGGGAACGCCGAGTAG
- the LOC1272101 gene encoding cystathionine beta-synthase-like protein isoform X1 — protein MASTNTHRGCPMNGHLAASKKPQTVSEEDPMANFIRPDQPSRCTWALGTTETSPHHHEALAPKPSTLPSILEAVGGTPLVKLNKIPQSMGLKCNVYVKCEFLNPGGSVKDRIGVRMVLEAERKGLLKPGCTIIEPTSGNTGIGLAMAAAARGYRCLIVMPEKMSNEKVDTLKALGAEVIRTPTEAAFDSPEGLIAVSQRLQRSIPDSVILDQYRNAGNPLAHYDGTGAEIVEQLGGQVDMVVIGTGTGGTMTGIGRRIKESCPTCQVIAADPEGSILAEPEELNRTEVSFYEVEGVGYDFLPTVLDRSVVDRWYKFNDRVALPLARRLIRDEGLLCGGSSGGNLYVGLEAAKTLKEGQNCVVILPDNIRNYLTKFVSDNWMEARYFKDSENCHDQKWWNAKVNTLPMDTLITVRDDAHISDAIETMKQNNRTQLPVLDADGTIKGVVHMPNLLSKMLNRLAKPSDLVRRAIFKQYVKIDHEENIGRASRILEKDSFLLVTRQEAGRLSTGVFLSSKKAQHCIDFCSSILRFALGAERPVGILTQRVLFDFVAEQAATVTNGNGNAE, from the exons ATGGCTAGCACCAACACGCACCGTGGCTGTCCGATGAACGGACATCTGGCAGCGAGCAAAAAGCCACAGACCGTGTCGGAGGAGGACCCGATGGCAAACTTTATCCGGCCCGATCAACCGTCCCGGTGTACCTGGGCGCTCGGTACGACGGAGACGAGCCCGCATCATCACGAGGCACT TGCCCCCAAACCGTCAACGCTGCCCTCGATCCTGGAAGCTGTCGGAGGAACGCCACTGGTGAAGCTCAACAAGATCCCCCAGTCCATGGGCTTGAAGTGCAATGTTT ATGTCAAGTGCGAGTTCCTTAATCCGGGCGGCTCTGTCAAGGATCGCATCGGTGTCCGGATGGTGCTGGAGGCGGAGCGCAAGGGACTGCTGAAACCAGGCTGCACCATCATTGAGCCGACGTCCGGCAATACGGGCATTGGGCTGGCCATGGCTGCCGCAGCACGGGGCTACCGCTGCCTGATCGTGATGCCGGAGAAGATGTCCAACGAGAAGGTGGACACGCTCAAGGCGCTCGGGGCGGAGGTGATCCGCACGCCGACGGAGGCCGCCTTCGATTCGCCCGAGGGGCTCATCGCAGTTTCGCAGCGGCTTCAGCGCTCCATCCCAGACTCGGTCATTCTGGACCAGTACCGCAATGCCGGCAATCCGCTGGCCCACTACGACGGCACGGGCGCGGAAATCGTGGAGCAGTTGGGCGGCCAGGTTGATATGGTGGTGATTGGCACGGGTACGGGCGGTACCATGACCGGCATCGGCCGTCGAATCAAGGAGTCCTGCCCGACCTGTCAGGTGATTGCGGCCGATCCGGAGGGTTCGATCCTGGCCGAGCCGGAAGAGCTCAACCGCACGGAGGTAAGCTTCTACGAGGTGGAGGGCGTCGGGTACGACTTCCTGCCGACCGTGCTGGACCGCTCGGTCGTCGACCGGTGGTACAAGTTTAACGATCGCGTCGCTCTGCcgctcgcccgccgtctgatCCGGGACGAGGGTCTGCTGTGcggtggcagcagcggcggcaacCTGTACGTTGGCCTCGAGGCGGCCAAAACACTGAAGGAGGGCCAGAACTGTGTCGTCATCCTGCCGGACAACATTCGCAACTATCTCACCAAGTTCGTGTCGGACAACTGGATGGAGGCGCGTTACTTCAAGGACTCGGAGAACTGCCACGACCAGAA GTGGTGGAATGCTAAGGTGAACACACTGCCCATGGATACGCTCATCACTGTGCGCGATGATGCGCACATCAGCGATGCGATCGAGACGATGAAGCAGAACAATCGTACCCAGCTTCCGGTGCTGGATGCCGATGG AACCATCAAGGGTGTAGTGCACATGCCCAATCTGTTGAGTAAAATGCTCAACCGGCTGGCGAAACCGTCCGATCTGGTGCGTCGTGCCATCTTCAAGCAGTACGTCAAGATCGATCACGAGGAAAACATTGGCCGCGCGTCGCGTATCTTGGAGAAGGATAGCTTCCTGCTAGTAACTCGACAAGAGGCGGGTAGGTTGAGTACGGGGGTTTTCCTTAGtagcaaaaaagcacaacattgtattgatttttgttcttCTATTCTGCGTTTTGCTTTAGGAGCGGAACGACCTGTGGGAATTCTCACCCAGCGTGTACTATTTGACTTCGTTGCGGAGCAGGCGGCAACCGTTACCAACGGAAATGGGAACGCCGAGTAG